A segment of the Synechococcus sp. CBW1002 genome:
CAAGGTTGCGACGATCGTGCGTGAGGAGCTGGACGCCACCGGGGCCCTCGAGACACTGCTGCCCCAGCTCCAGCCTGCTGATCTCTGGGAGAGAAGTGGTCGCTGGGCCGGCTATACCGCCGGCGAGGGAATCATGTTCCACCTGGAGGATCGCCAGGGCCGCGAGCTGGGCCTCGGCCCCACCCATGAAGAGGTGATCACCGCGCTGGCGGCAGAGCTGCTGCGCTCCTACCGGCAGCTGCCGGTGAACCTCTACCAGATCCAGACCAAGTTCCGCGATGAGATCCGCCCCCGCTTCGGCCTGATGCGGGGGCGCGAATTCATCATGAAGGATGCCTATTCCTTCCACGCCAGCGAAGCCTGCCTCAGGGACACCTACGCAGCGATGGATCAGGCCTACCGCCGCATCTTCAGCCGATGCGGGCTGCGGACCGTGGCGGTGGAAGCCGACAGCGGCGCCATCGGCGGCTCGGCCAGCCAGGAATTCATGGTGACCGCCGAGGCCGGCGAAGACCTGATCCTCACCAGCCCCGACGGCCGCTACGCCGCCAATCAGGAGCGGGCCGTCTCCCTGGCACCCGAAGCGGTGGCGCTCACGGACCAGCCCTGCCAGGAGCTGAGCACGCCGGGGCAGACGACGATCGAACAGCTGTGCAGCGGGCATGGCTTCGATCCGAGCCAGATCGTCAAGGTGCTGCTGCTGCTGGCTCGCTTCGCCGATGGCGCTGACCAGCCCCTGGTGGTGAGCCTGCGAGGAGACCAGCAACTCAACGAGGTCAAGCTGGCCAATGCCGTTCAGGCCCGCCTGGGGGCGGAACGGGGCAGCCTGCTCGAGCTGGCCCCGCTCACGGCCGATCAGCTGGAGCGCCAGGGACTGGCGCCCCTTCCCTTCGGCTCCCTCGGCCCGGATCTGAGCGATGCGGTTCTGTCTGGAGCCCGGGACTGGACCCCGCGCTTCCTGCGGCTCGCCGACGGAACCGCCGCCTCTCTGCAACGCTTCGTCTGCGGGGCCAACCGCCTCGACACCCACCGCGTCGGTGCTCGCTGGGGGCCATCCAACCCCTGTCCGGAGTCCCTGGATCTGCGCGCCGCCCAGCCTGGCGACCGCTGCCAGCACGACCCGAGCCAGGAACTGGAGGCGGCCCGAGGCATCGAAGTGGGCCACATCTTCCAGCTGGGCCGCAAGTATTCCGAGGCCCTCGACGCCCGTTTCACCGCCGAGAGCGGAGCCGACGAGGCCCTGTGGATGGGGTGCTACGGCATCGGGGTCTCGAGGCTGGCCCAGGCCGCGGTGGAACAGAACCACGACCGCAACGGCATCTGCTGGCCCGTCTCGATCGCGCCCTTCGAGGTGATCGTGGTGGTGGCAAGCAGCCAGGACAGCCAGCAGGTGACCCTGGCTGAGCGGCTGTATGGCGAGCTGCAGGAGGCGGGCCTGGAGGTGCTGCTGGATGACCGCAACGAGCGCGCCGGCGTCAAGTTCAAGGATGCGGACCTGATCGGCATCCCCTGGCGCGTAGTGGTGGGCCGCGGCGCCGCTGACGGCCAGGTGGAGCTGGTGGAACGCGCCGGCGGCAACAAGCGAGATCTCAGCGCCGACGAACTCCTGGCCGAACTGCTGCCCCGGATCCAGGCGGGCCGCCAGGGTCTGCGCAACCCGGCCCAGGGCTGAGCGCTGGCCTGGCGATGCCCAATCCCTAGGATTCCCCAACCCTTTGCCCATTCCCCATGGCTGCCTTCTGGCAACGCGTCCAGCACCGGTTGCGTGCTGTGCTGGTGGCTCTGGGTCTGTGCCTGGCGCTCGGGCTCACGGCCTGCAGTGGAGCCTCCTCGGGCCTGAGCGGCAACTATGTGGACGACACCATGGCCGTGGCGCAGAGCCTCCTGACCACGATCGCGATCCCGCAGGACGATCCTGGACACGCCGCCGCCGAGACCGAGGCCCGGGCCCTGATCAACAGCTACATGGCCCGCTACCGGCCCCAGAGCAGTGTCAATGGCCTGAGCTCGTTCACCACCATGCAGACGGCGCTCAACTC
Coding sequences within it:
- the psb27 gene encoding photosystem II protein Psb27 codes for the protein MAAFWQRVQHRLRAVLVALGLCLALGLTACSGASSGLSGNYVDDTMAVAQSLLTTIAIPQDDPGHAAAETEARALINSYMARYRPQSSVNGLSSFTTMQTALNSLAGHYTNYANRPLPDALRERLEKELQKAERNVVRGT
- a CDS encoding proline--tRNA ligase, whose amino-acid sequence is MRVSRLMLVTLRDDPAEAEIASHKLLLRAGYIRRIASGIYAYLPLLWRVLRKVATIVREELDATGALETLLPQLQPADLWERSGRWAGYTAGEGIMFHLEDRQGRELGLGPTHEEVITALAAELLRSYRQLPVNLYQIQTKFRDEIRPRFGLMRGREFIMKDAYSFHASEACLRDTYAAMDQAYRRIFSRCGLRTVAVEADSGAIGGSASQEFMVTAEAGEDLILTSPDGRYAANQERAVSLAPEAVALTDQPCQELSTPGQTTIEQLCSGHGFDPSQIVKVLLLLARFADGADQPLVVSLRGDQQLNEVKLANAVQARLGAERGSLLELAPLTADQLERQGLAPLPFGSLGPDLSDAVLSGARDWTPRFLRLADGTAASLQRFVCGANRLDTHRVGARWGPSNPCPESLDLRAAQPGDRCQHDPSQELEAARGIEVGHIFQLGRKYSEALDARFTAESGADEALWMGCYGIGVSRLAQAAVEQNHDRNGICWPVSIAPFEVIVVVASSQDSQQVTLAERLYGELQEAGLEVLLDDRNERAGVKFKDADLIGIPWRVVVGRGAADGQVELVERAGGNKRDLSADELLAELLPRIQAGRQGLRNPAQG